From Medicago truncatula cultivar Jemalong A17 chromosome 7, MtrunA17r5.0-ANR, whole genome shotgun sequence, a single genomic window includes:
- the LOC25499752 gene encoding uncharacterized protein: MPLIEITNAHLLRAPLPYPHSIRRRISCFPLDDAFTTSSRTRTRRRRFPFLVKAVATAATIIEQPPKFNNNHLEEPLNPHPFMLHHHYDDDDERPLDESEKLRRLRISKANKGNTPWNKGRKHSPETLQKIRERTRIAMQNPKVKMKLTNLGHAQTTETKMKISVGVRKLWEMRRGRKMVQESCCFEWQNLIAEASRQGFVGQEELQWNSYVTLDEQLKQEWLVSVEERKQMARTPVSNRAPKSPEQRRKIAEAIAAKWADPDYRERVCSAIAKYHHSTERKPRTRPSYSAQPTKKKKPITKRDSDTSIVIKSASKIVKPIQLRKRKSPAYKDPLVNSKLEMIKNIRAQRASVDTRQTQAIQQARLLIAEAEKAAKALEVAAAKSPIAQSSLIETRKLIAEAIQSLESIDTQKIDDCSVPSVSWSKVNQENESAFDVRNPSEMAQVNGHTTLSPSFYKFSEDFGELSLERPVNGVPELHLTNGCASLPFSLNSQINQDSQSKQQRETEQDESSEDETDHSPTVMGIQSLEDETLSSSPIATKKWVRGRLVEVSEENQ; this comes from the exons ATGCCTTTGATTG agaTAACAAATGCACATTTACTGAGGGCTCCATTACCATATCCACACTCAATTAGAAGAAGAATTTCCTGCTTTCCACTAGACGATGCTTTTACTACTAGTAGTAGGACTAGGACTAGGAGGAGGAGGTTTCCATTCCTCGTTAAAGCCGTTGCTACTGCTGCTACCATCATTGAACAACCACCtaaattcaacaacaatcacTTGGAGGAGCCTCTAAATCCTCATCCGTTCATGCTTCATCATCATTATGACGACGATGATGAACGACCACTTGATGAGagcgagaaattgagaagattgAGGATTTCTAAAGCTAATAAAGGAAACACTCCATGGAACAAAGGAAGAAAGCACAGTCCCG AAACTTTGCAGAAGATCAGGGAAAGAACACGCATCGCTATGCAGAATCCTAAG GTCAAAATGAAGTTGACTAATCTTGGACATGCTCAAAC TACagaaacaaaaatgaagattAGTGTTGGAGTGAGAAAGCTATGGGAAATGAGGCGTGGTAGGAAGATGGTGCAGGAGAGTTGCTGCTTTGAGTGGCAGAATTTAATTGCAGAAGCATCTAGGCAAGGCTTTGTTGGTCAGGAAGAGCTGCAATGGAATTCCTATGTAACCTTGGATGAACAGCTTAAGCAGGAGTGGTTGGTCAGTgttgaagaaaggaaacaaATGGCGAGGACACCAGTTAGCAACAGAGCACCCAAGTCCCCTGAACAGAGAAGGAAAATTGCAGAAGCTATTGCTGCAAAATGGGCTGATCCC gATTACCGTGAAAGAGTCTGCTCTGCAATTGCCAAGTACCATCATTCTACTGAAAGGAAACCTAGAACAAGGCCCAGTTATAGTGCACAACCCACCAAGAAGAAGAAACCCATTACAAAAAGAGATTCTGATACTAGCATTGTTATTAAGAGTGCCTCCAAAATTGTTAAGCCGATCCagctgagaaaaagaaaatcccCTGCCTATAAGGATCCTTTGGTGAATTCCAAGCTTGAGATGATAAAGAACATCAGAGCACAAAGAGCTTCCGTGGATACCAGACAAACTCAAGCCATACAACAAGCAAG ACTATTGATTGCCGAAGCTGAGAAAGCGGCCAAGGCACTGGAGGTTGCTGCGGCAAAGAGTCCCATTGCTCAGTCTTCTCTAATAGAAACCAGAAAGCTTATAGCCGAAGCTATTCAATCACTTGAATCCATTGATACACAAAAGATAGATGACTGTAGTGTCCCTTCGGTTAGTTGGAGCAAGGTTAATCAGGAAAACGAATCAGCATTTGACGTTCGAAACCCTTCAGAAATGGCCCAAGTAAATGGACACACAACATTGTCACCAAGCTTCTACAAGTTCTCTGAAGATTTTGGTGAACTTTCCCTGGAGAGACCAGTTAATGGCGTTCCAGAACTTCACCTAACCAATGGATGTGCTTCTTTACCTTTCAGTTTGAATAGCCAGATAAACCAAGATAGCCAATCAAAACAGCAAAGGGAAACAGAACAGGATGAGAGCAGCGAAGACGAAACAGATCATTCTCCAACTGTGATGGGAATTCAGTCCCTTGAAGATGAAACACTATCTAGTTCCCCTATTGCAACTAAAAAGTGGGTTCGCGGAAGGCTTGTTGAAGTGAGTGAAGAGAATCAGTAA
- the LOC25499747 gene encoding ATPase 10, plasma membrane-type, whose product MAEEELDKPLLDPDNFNREGIDLERIPLEQVFELLKTSPGGLSSDDAEARLHIFGPNKLEERKENKLLKFLSFMWNPLSWVMEAAALMAIVLANGGEDGPDWQDFVGIICLLVINSTISFIEENNAGTAAAALMARLAPRTKVRRNGQWKEDDAAILVPGDIISIKLGDIIPADARLLEGDPLKIDQSALTGESLPVTKKTGDEVFSGSTCKHGEIEAVVIATGVHSFFGKAAHLVDSTEVVGHFQKVLTSIGNFCICSIAIGMILEIIIMFPVEHRSYRDGINNLLVLLIGGIPIAMPTVLSVTLAIGSHRLSQQGAITKRMTAIEEMAGMDVLCSDKTGTLTLNRLSVDRNLIEVFNSNMDKDMIVLLAARAARLENQDAIDAAIVNMLADPKEARTNITEVHFLPFNPVGKRTAITYIDSDGNFYRASKGAPEQILNMCQEKDVISRKVLTIIDKFAERGLRSLAVAFQEVPEKSKDSPGGPWTFCGLLPLFDPPRHDSAETIRRALNLGVCVKMITGDQLAIAKETGRRLGMGTNMYPSSSLLGRDKDENEALPVDELIEKADGFAGVFPEHKYEIVKILQEKQHVVGMTGDGVNDAPALKKADIGIAVSDATDAARSAADIVLTEPGLSVIISAVLTSRAIFQRMKNYTIYAVSITIRIVLGFVLLASIWEYDFPPFMVLIIAILNDGTIMTIAKDRVRPSPTPDSWKLPEIFATGVVIGTYLALVTVLFYWVVVETTFFETHFHVTTLSSDSEKVSSAVYLQVSIISQALIFVTRSRGWSFLERPGALLMCAFVIAQLVATLIAVYANISFAKIQGIGWGWAGVIWLFSLIFYVPLDIIKFTVRYALSGEAWNLLFDRKTAFTSKKDYGTEDRAAKWVLSQGSLQGLNQMTSGLEVSGRRSSMIAEQARRRAEIARLGELHTLRGHVESVLKLKNLDLKAIQSAHTV is encoded by the exons ATGGCTGAGGAGGAACTGGATAAACCTTTGCTTGATCCTGACAATTTCAACCGAGAGGGCATTGATTTG GAGCGCATACCACTAGAACAAGTTTTCGAACTGTTGAAAACATCACCAGGAGGACTTTCATCCGACGATGCTGAAGCCCGACTTCACATATTTGGCCCAAACAAACTCGAAGAGAGGAAA GAGAACAAACTATTGAAGTTTCTTAGCTTTATGTGGAATCCTCTTTCATGGGTTATGGAAGCAGCAGCGTTGATGGCAATTGTCCTTGCCAATGGCGGA GAGGACGGTCCTGATTGGCAAGACTTTGTAGGGATTATATGCTTACTGGTAATAAACTCAACAATTAGTTTTATAGAAGAAAATAATGCTGGTACTGCTGCAGCAGCACTAATGGCTCGCTTAGCTCCTCGAACAAAG GTTAGAAGAAATGGTCAGTGGAAAGAAGATGATGCGGCTATTTTAGTACCTGGGGATATAATCAGCATAAAGCTAGGAGATATCATTCCAGCTGATGCTCGCTTGCTTGAAGGAGACCCTCTCAAAATTGACCAG TCAGCCCTTACTGGAGAGTCCCTACCTGTCACGAAAAAAACTGGTGACGAGGTCTTTTCAGGTTCAACGTGTAAACACGGAGAGATTGAAGCTGTAGTGATAGCAACAGGGGTTCATTCCTTTTTTGGAAAAGCAGCACACTTGGTTGACAGTACCGAAGTTGTTGGACATTTTCAGAAG GTTCTTACCTCAATTGGCAACTTCTGCATTTGCTCAATAGCTATAGGGATGATTCTTGAAATAATTATAATGTTCCCTGTGGAGCACCGTTCATACAGGGATGGAATCAACAACCTTCTTGTTCTCCTGATTGGAGGAATTCCCATAGCTATGCCAACAGTATTATCTGTAACACTTGCCATTGGATCCCATCGCCTTTCTCAGCAG GGAGCTATCACAAAAAGAATGACAGCAATTGAAGAAATGGCAGGCATGGATGTCCTATGCAGTGACAAAACGGGTACTCTTACGCTTAATCGCCTGTCTGTTGATCGGAATCTTATAGAG GTCTTTAACAGCAATATGGACAAAGATATGATTGTTCTACTGGCAGCTAGGGCAGCAAGATTGGAAAATCAGGATGCCATTGATGCTGCCATCGTTAATATGCTAGCTGATCCAAAGGAG GCACGTACAAACATAACTGAAGTTCATTTTCTACCATTCAATCCCGTAGGCAAACGTACAGCTATAACATACATCGATTCTGATGGCAACTTTTACAGGGCCAGCAAAGGAGCACCGGAACAG ATTCTAAATATGTGCCAAGAGAAAGACGTGATTTCCAGAAAAGTGCTTACAATCATAGACAAATTTGCTGAAAGGGGATTGCGATCTCTTGCAGTTGCTTTTCAG GAAGTACCTGAAAAATCAAAGGATAGCCCTGGAGGTCCTTGGACGTTTTGTGGTTTATTGCCTTTGTTTGATCCACCAAGACATGATAGTGCCGAGACCATCCGAAGAGCACTTAACCTTGGTGTTTGTGTTAAGATGATTACAG GGGATCAGTTGGCTATTGCAAAGGAGACGGGCAGAAGACTTGGCATGGGGACAAATATGTACCCTTCTTCATCTTTGTTGGGTCGCGACAAAGATGAGAATGAAGCTCTCCCAGTAGACGAGCTCATTGAAAAGGCAGATGGCTTTGCTGGTGTATTTCCTG AACACAAATATGAAATAGTTAAAATTTTACAAGAAAAACAGCATGTTGTTGGAATGACTGGAGATGGAGTAAATGATGCCCCGGCATTGAAGAAAGCAGACATTGGAATAGCTGTGTCTGATGCTACAGATGCCGCAAGAAGTGCTGCTGATATAGTCTTAACTGAGCCTGGCTTAAGTGTTATTATCAGCGCTGTGTTAACTAGCCGAGCTATATTTCAAAGGATGAAAAATTATACA ATATATGCAGTCTCCATCACAATAAGGATAGTG CTTGGCTTTGTTCTCCTAGCATCAATCTGGGAGTATGATTTTCCACCCTTCATGGTCCTGATCATTGCAATCCTAAATGATG GGACTATCATGACCATAGCTAAAGACAGAGTAAGGCCATCCCCAACACCTGACAGTTGGAAGCTGCCTGAGATATTTGCAACAGGAGTAGTGATTGGGACTTACCTTGCTTTGGTTACTGTCCTCTTCTACTGGGTAGTAGTCGAGACCACTTTCTTTGAG ACCCACTTCCATGTAACCACCTTATCTAGTGACAGTGAGAAAGTTTCCTCAGCTGTATATCTGCAAGTTAGCATCATTAGCCAGGCTCTAATTTTTGTTACTCGTAGCCGTGGTTGGTCATTTCTGGAGAGACCTGGAGCTTTACTGATGTGCGCCTTTGTAATAGCTCAGCTG GTGGCCACCTTGATCGCAGTCTATGCAAATATCAGTTTTGCTAAAATTCAAGGGATTGGATGGGGATGGGCTGGTGTTATATGGTTGTTCAGTTTAATCTTCTATGTACCCTTGGACATCATCAAGTTCACAGTGCGCTATGCCTTGAGTGGAGAAGCATGGAATCTCCTATTTGACAGAAAG ACTGCTTTTACATCTAAGAAAGACTATGGGACGGAAGACAGGGCAGCAAAGTGGGTTCTTTCTCAGGGAAGTCTGCAAGGACTGAATCAGATGACCTCAGGCTTGGAGGTCAGTGGAAGGCGGTCTTCTATGATAGCTGAACAGGCCAGAAGACGTGCTGAAATAGCCAG GCTGGGGGAATTGCACACGCTCAGAGGACATGTAGAATCTGTTTTGAAACTCAAAAATTTAGACCTGAAGGCGATCCAATCAGCCCATACAGTCTGA
- the LOC25499750 gene encoding protein STRUBBELIG-RECEPTOR FAMILY 7: protein MMVLLTTCIILVLVWNWNLNGATAATDPTDVASVKAIFQSANSAPQLGWPANGDTDDDPCGQSWKGITCSDNRVTQINLSNLALTGTLPYGLQGFTSLTILDMSNNNLVGTIPYQLPPNLHRLNFANNNLTGPLPYSISNLTSLTDLNLNHNQLQQALNVNFQNLSTLSKLDLSFNSLTGDLPQTMSSLTGITTMYLQNNQFTGAIDILADLPLNSLNVENNNFTGWIPEQLKNIDLQTGGNAWSSGPAPPPPPGTPLVPKSNQHHKTGGGRSTTGQDANSDTSNEGKKSGIGGGGIVGIVISVIVVGAIVAFFLVKRKSKKSSSDLEKLGNQSTVPLPSNEVPEVTSVQTSPVFDLKKFDSSASINLIPPPIDRHKSFDDNEFSKKTTIVKKTITAPPDLQSYSIADLQITTGSFSVDHLVGEGSFGRVYHAQFDDGKVLAVKKIDSSVLPNDFSEDFIEIVSNISCLHHPNVTELVGYCSEHGQHLLVYEFHKNGSLHDYLHVSDEYSKPLIWNSRVKIALGTARALEYLHEVCSPSVVHKNIKSANILLDAELNPHLSDCGLASYIPNAEQILNHNVGSGYDAPEVALSGQYTFKSDIYSFGVVMLELLSGRRPFDSSRARQEQSLVRWATPQLHDIDALAKMVDPTLKGLYPVKSLSRFADVIALCVQPEPEFRPQMSEVVQALVRLVQRANMSRRTFTFGSDHGGSLRGSDEPAIRDI, encoded by the exons ATGATGGTGTTATTAACTACTTGCATTATTCTTGTTCttgtttggaattggaattTGAATGGTGCCACTGCTGCCACAGATCCAACTGATG TTGCCTCTGTAAAGGCTATATTTCAAAGTGCAAATTCAGCACCTCAACTTGGTTGGCCTGCTAATGGTGACACTGATGATGATCCATGTGGTCAGTCTTGGAAAGGCATTACTTGTTCAGACAACCGTGTTACTCAAAT TAATTTATCCAATCTTGCTCTTACTGGAACATTGCCTTATGGATTACAGGGCTTCACATCTCTCACCATTCT AGACATGAGTAACAATAATCTTGTTGGTACTATACCATACCAACTTCCTCCAAATCTACACCGCTT AAATTTTGCGAATAATAACTTGACAGGGCCACTCCCTTACTCTATTTCTAACCTCACCTCTCTCACAGACCT GAATCTCAATCACAATCAGCTCCAGCAAGCACTCAATGTCAACTTTCAAAATTTGTCTACTCTCTCCAAATT AGACCTCTCTTTCAATTCTTTGACAGGTGACCTCCCTCAGACTATGAGCTCACTAACAGGCATAACCACCAT GTATCTGCAAAACAACCAATTTACAGGCGCTATTGATATTCTTGCTGATCTGCCTCTGAATAGTCT GAATGTAGAAAACAATAATTTCACTGGATGGATACCGGAGCAGTTGAAAAACATAGACCTTCA GACGGGTGGTAATGCATGGAGCTCAGGACCTgcaccaccacctcctcctggGACACCTCTAGTACCTAAAAGCAACCAACACCACAAAACTGGTGGTGGAAGAAGTACCACTGGACAAGATGCCAACAGTGACACAAGCAATGAAGGCAAAAAATCTGGAATAGGAGGTGGTGGCATAGTTGGAATCGTGATCTCCGTCATTGTTGTTGGGGCAATTGTAGCATTCTTTCTTGTGAAGAGAAAATCCAAGAAGTCATCTTCCGATTTAGAAAAACTGGGGAATCAGTCTACCGTTCCTCTTCCTTCAAATGAAGTGCCTG AAGTTACATCTGTGCAGACTTCTCCCGTATTTGACTTGAAGAAGTTTGACTCTTCTGCCTCAATAAATCTCATACCCCCACCTATCGATCGTCATAAATCATTTGATGACAACGAATTCTCAAAAAAAACCACTATTGTCAAGAAGACTATAACAGCTCCTCCAGATTTGCAATCATATTCTATAGCCGATCTTCAAATTACTACTGGCAGCTTCAGTGTGGATCATCTCGTTGGTGAGGGGTCTTTTGGGCGTGTGTACCATGCACAATTTGATGATGGAAAG GTTCTTGCAGTGAAGAAAATAGATTCATCTGTCCTTCCCAATGATTTTTCAGAAGATTTTATAGAAATAGTGTCAAACATCTCCTGTTTACATCATCCAAATGTAACTGAGCTTGTAGGTTATTGCTCGGAGCATGGACAACACCTCTTAGTTTACGAGTTTCATAAAAATGGATCACTGCATGACTACCTTCATGTGTCAGATGAATACAGTAAACCATTGATATGGAATTCCCGTGTTAAGATAGCTTTGGGGACTGCACGTGCTTTAGA GTACTTGCATGAAGTTTGTTCTCCATCAGTTGTGCATAAGAATATTAAGTCAGCCAATATACTACTTGATGCAGAGCTTAATCCTCATCTTTCAGACTGTGGATTGGCAAGCTATATTCCAAATGCAGAGCAG ATACTAAACCATAATGTTGGATCTGGATATGATGCACCTGAAGTTGCGTTGTCTGGTCAGTATACCTTTAAAAGTGATATCTACAGCTTTGGGGTTGTCATGTTGGAGCTTCTGAGTGGACGCAGACCATTTGATAG CTCAAGGGCAAGACAAGAGCAGTCTTTGGTTCGATGGGCAACACCCCAGCTTCATGACATTGATGCATTGGCTAAAATGGTTGATCCTACGCTGAAAGGGTTATATCCTGTTAAATCTCTATCACGTTTTGCTGATGTTATTGCTCTTTGCGTACAG CCGGAGCCTGAATTTCGACCACAAATGTCAGAGGTGGTTCAAGCACTGGTACGATTAGTGCAGCGAGCTAACATGAGCAGGCGGACATTCACATTTGGAAGTGATCATGGAGGATCCCTACGAGGAAGTGATGAGCCAGCTATACGAGACATCTAA
- the LOC25499748 gene encoding triacylglycerol lipase OBL1 yields MDSEWRRYLIVRPEKGGFVELFRYAFLGRDFDRFVDDDDHSSSSSVDCNWSWRWVILVSILVRKFISFFAIPIYWTGFFLDFFLNLLSLNGASFFALLNNFIHGRVVIPDRGSQSFVSTIGHLDARLDLQTTNGNGAFQPHMGNRALMDLCIMSSKIAYENPKLIKNVVNHHWNMHFVDFYHCWNDFEKQMSTQVFILCDKLKDANLVLVSFRGTEPFDAHDWSTDFDYSWYQIPNVGKIHIGFLEALGLGNRNQPTTFYSNLQRKANYGSLFLGTDSDEDQPFVPEKTPAEKTAYDIVRSKLRSLLKEHKDAKFIVTGHSLGGALAILFPTVLVVHEEMEIMERLLGVYTFGQPRIGNRQLGRFMEPHLDRPVPKYFRVVYCNDIVPRLPYDDKTFLYKHFGQCLYYNSHYIEKNVKEEPNRNFFGMRFILSQHLNAVWELVRGLTMGYVEGAEYKEGWFRILVRIIGLALPGFSAHCPTDYVNSIRLGKESSIHMSSI; encoded by the exons ATGGATTCGGAGTGGAGGAGGTATCTGATTGTGCGTCCTGAGAAGGGTGGTTTTGTAGAGTTATTCCGTTATGCTTTTCTTGGTCGTGACTTTGACCGCTTTGTCGATGATGATGAccattcttcatcttcatctgtTGATTGCAATTGGAGTTGGAGATGGGTCATCCTCGTTTCCATTCTTGTTCGCAAATTCATCTCTTTCTTTGCTATTCCTATCTACTGGACTGGCTTCTTTCTTGATTTTTTCCTCAATCTTCTTTCCCTTAACGGTGCTTCCTTCTTTGCTCTTCTCAACAACTTCATACATGGAAGAGTGGTCATACCCGACAGGGGTTCTCAATCTTTTGTAAGTACAATTGGTCACTTAGACGCCAGGCTTGATCTTCAAACCACAAATGGAAATGGAGCCTTCCAACCACACATGGGAAACCGTGCTTTAATGGATCTCTGCATTATGTCTTCCAAGATAGCATATGAGAACCCTAAACTCATCAAAAATGTCGTCAACCACCATTGGAACATGCACTTTGTAGATTTCTATCATTGTTGGAATG ATTTCGAGAAACAGATGTCCACTCAAGTCTTCATCCTATGTGACAAGCTCAAAGATGCAAATTTGGTATTAGTCAGCTTTAGGGGCACTGAACCTTTTGATGCTCATGACTGGTCTACTGATTTTGATTATTCCTGGTATCAAATCCCAAATGTTGGAAAAATCCACATTGGCTTCCTAGAAGCCCTTGGTCTGGGAAATAGAAATCAACCCACCACCTTCTACTCGAATCTCCAACGGAAAGCCAACTATGGCTCATTGTTCTTGGGCACGGACTCCGATGAGGATCAACCTTTTGTGCCTGAGAAGACACCAGCGGAGAAAACCGCATATGACATTGTGAGAAGCAAACTCAGAAGCTTATTAAAGGAGCATAAGGATGCAAAATTCATAGTTACTGGGCATAGCTTGGGGGGAGCCCTGGCCATATTGTTTCCAACAGTACTTGTGGTGCATGAGGAGATGGAGATAATGGAAAGACTGCTTGGTGTATACACATTTGGCCAACCTAGGATTGGGAATAGGCAGCTTGGGAGATTCATGGAACCTCATTTGGATCGCCCTGTTCCAAAGTACTTCAGGGTGGTTTATTGCAATGATATTGTCCCCAGGTTGCCTTATGATGACAAAACCTTCTTGTACAAACATTTTGGACAGTGTCTTTACTACAACAGCCACTACATTGAAAAA AATGTGAAGGAGGAGCCGAACAGAAATTTCTTCGGAATGAGATTCATATTATCACAACATTTGAATGCTGTTTGGGAGTTAGTTCGAGGCTTGACAATGGGTTACGTTGAAGGAGCAGAGTATAAGGAAGGGTGGTTTCGCATACTGGTAAGAATAATTGGACTGGCACTTCCTGGTTTTTCGGCTCATTGTCCCACAGATTATGTCAACTCTATCAGACTTGGGAAGGAAAGCTCCATTCACATGTCTTCTATCTAA